The genomic segment CAGGTCGGGGCTGAAGATCGTCCAGTCCATGTCGCCGAAGCGCTTGGCGAAGAAGGGCGCGGTGGGTTCGGTGATGAAATGCGACGGTTCGAACCACGCGGCGAAGCGGCGGCGCGGGGCGTCAGGCTCTCCGATCTCGCGGAAGCGGACGAAGGCGGTCATCTTGTGCTTGTCGCGGCCCACCTCCTTGGCCATGGCGTTGAGCTTGGCGACACGCGGATCGCCCCGGTCGTGGATCAGCCGGGGATTGTCCTGAAGGGCGCAGAGCAGGGCATAGGCCCGCGCGAACCGCTCGGGGTCGCGGTGCCAGAGAGCAAGACGAGTAAGCGTCAGGAAGCCCTTGGGGACGGTGATTTGTCGCGTGGAGTCGGGTTTGGGCTGAGGGGCGTTGGCATCACCGAAAAGATCGCCGGACGACTCGCCGTGCTGCCACAACACCTCTTCCGGCGGCACGTTCGCCAACACCAGCCCCCGCGCCGCGTCGCGCCAGGCGTCGAAGGTTCCGATAGTGGGAAGGTCGACCCTGTGCATCAGAAGAGCGATAGCTGTTCCGGCGGCGGGGCGAAGCGGGCCCGCAGGTCGGCGGCGTCGAGCGTGTTGCGCGGGCTCCAGCCGGGGAGGGTGATGAAGGGTCGCGCATTTTTCAGGTTGGCGCCCATGCGTTGAAGGTCTTCGTAGCGCAGGCTGCGGTGGCGCCGGGTGTTGAGGATGCGCGTCACCGTGCGGGTGCCAAAGCCGGGCACGCGCAACAGGGTCTCTCGGTCGGCCCGGTTCACGTCGACCGGGAAGACATGGCGGTTGGCCAGAGCCCAGGCGAGCTTTGGGTCGACCTCAAGGTCGAGATTGCCGCCCTGCGTCGCTCCGGTGATTTCATCCAGTTCGAACCCGTAGAACCGCAATAGCCAGTCGGCCTGGTAAAGGCGGTGCTCACGCATGAGCGGCGGCTTGATCAGCGGAAGCGTGGCCGAAGCATCGGGGATGGGCGAGAAGGCCGAGTAATAGACCCGCTTCAGCCGGTAACTGCTGTAAAGCCGGGTCGAGGTGTGCAGAATCGTGGCATCGTTCGCCCCGTCGGCGCCGACGATCATCTGGGTCGACTGGCCGGCTGGCGCAAACTTCGGAGGCCGCTTGCCGCTGAAGCTTCTCTCCTTCCGCTCCTCTTTCAGGATCCGCACATCGGCCATCGCCTTGCGGATCTGGTCGGGTGACTTTTCGGGCGCGTAGGATTTCACGGCGGTGTCGGTCGGCAGCTCGACGTTGATCGACAGCCGGTCGGCGTAAAGCCCGGCCTCCTCGATCAGCTTGGGGTCGGCGTCGGGGATGGTCTTGAGGTGGATATATCCGCGAAAGCGATGCTCCTGCCGCAGCGTTCGGGCGATGCGCACCATGTCTGCCATCGTGTCGTCGGGCGACCGGATGATGCCGGAGCTGAGGAAAAGCCCCTCGATATAGTTGCGCCGGTAAAATTCGAGCGTGAGGTGAATCACCTCTTCGGGACTGAACCGCGCGCGTTTGACGTTGGAACTGACCCGGTTGATGCAATAGGCGCAGTCGTAGATGCAGAAATTCGTCATCAGGATCTTGAGCAGGCTGATGCAGCGGCCATCCGGAGCATAGGCGTGGCAGATGCCCGACCCTGTGACGGAGCCCAGCCCCTTGCCATCGCGGCTGTCACGCTTGGCACCCCCGCTCGAGGCGCAGGAGGCATCGTACTTGGCGGCGTCCGACAGGATCGCGAGTTTCTGATCGAGGCTCAGGACTGACATGATGTTCACTATATGTTCGCAAAGGATGTCCGGCAAGCCAACGTCTTCGTGATCCGCTAGACTCCGCAGGGCTGCGTTCCTATAACCCGGCTAGCAAACGAGAGAGCGGCGGATGAGCTTTTCACAATCCCATCTCCTGGGGATCGAGCCCCTCGCGGCCCCGGAAATCAGCACCATTCTCGACCTGTCCGAGCGGTATGTGGATCTCAACCGGTCCAACATGAAGCACGGCGATGCGCTGGCGGGCCTGACCCAGATCAACATGTTCTTCGAGAACTCGACCCGGACGCAGGCCAGTTTCGAGCTGGCGGGCAAGCGGCTGGGCGCGGACGTGATGAACATGGGGATGCAGGCCAGCTCGATCAAAAAGGGCGAGACGCTGATCGACACGGCGCTGACGCTGAACGCCATGCACCCCGACCTTCTGGTGGTGCGGCATCCGCATTCCGGGGCGGTGGACCTGCTGGCGCAGAAGGTGAACTGTGCCGTGCTGAACGCGGGCGACGGGCGGCATGAGCATCCGACGCAGGCGCTTCTGGACGCGCTGACCATTCGCCGCGCCAAGGGTCGGCTGCATCGGCTGAGCATCGCGATCTGCGGCGATATCGCCCATTCGCGGGTGGCGCG from the Roseovarius indicus genome contains:
- a CDS encoding putative DNA modification/repair radical SAM protein, coding for MSVLSLDQKLAILSDAAKYDASCASSGGAKRDSRDGKGLGSVTGSGICHAYAPDGRCISLLKILMTNFCIYDCAYCINRVSSNVKRARFSPEEVIHLTLEFYRRNYIEGLFLSSGIIRSPDDTMADMVRIARTLRQEHRFRGYIHLKTIPDADPKLIEEAGLYADRLSINVELPTDTAVKSYAPEKSPDQIRKAMADVRILKEERKERSFSGKRPPKFAPAGQSTQMIVGADGANDATILHTSTRLYSSYRLKRVYYSAFSPIPDASATLPLIKPPLMREHRLYQADWLLRFYGFELDEITGATQGGNLDLEVDPKLAWALANRHVFPVDVNRADRETLLRVPGFGTRTVTRILNTRRHRSLRYEDLQRMGANLKNARPFITLPGWSPRNTLDAADLRARFAPPPEQLSLF
- a CDS encoding aspartate carbamoyltransferase catalytic subunit; this translates as MSFSQSHLLGIEPLAAPEISTILDLSERYVDLNRSNMKHGDALAGLTQINMFFENSTRTQASFELAGKRLGADVMNMGMQASSIKKGETLIDTALTLNAMHPDLLVVRHPHSGAVDLLAQKVNCAVLNAGDGRHEHPTQALLDALTIRRAKGRLHRLSIAICGDIAHSRVARSNILLLHKMENRVRLIGPPTLMPSGISDFGVEVFEDMEEGLRDVDVVMMLRLQKERMDGGFIPSEREYYFRYGLDAEKLAYAKDDAIVMHPGPMNRGVEIDGEIADDINRSVIQDQVEMGVAVRMAAMDLLARNLRANRTKEVMV